One Triticum dicoccoides isolate Atlit2015 ecotype Zavitan chromosome 3B, WEW_v2.0, whole genome shotgun sequence genomic window, TGAATGGAGCCGTGCAGCAGCAACGCTACTCGGCTAATCGCTACTGGGGCTGGATAAAGTTCCTCGACAAGGAAAATCCCAACCATAGTAAGCATCTTGAGGATGATTGCCTCACGGTCCTTTGCGACGTCACCGTCGACCCCGGGCTGCGCGCGGAAGCCGAGGTGGTGGCGGCGCCGCCGTTCGACCTGCGCGGGCAGCTCGCGGAAGCCCTCTGGAACAAGCACCCAGCGGACGTGACGGTCCACGTCGGCGGCGAAACCTTCGCCGCGCACCGGTGGGTGCTCGAGGCCCGGTCCGCCGTCTTCAAAGCGGACCTCGAGGGCAACGCCACCGGCGAGCTACGTGTCGACGACATGGACGCGGAGGTGTTCAAGACCCTGCTCCAGTTCATGTACACGGACAGCGCGCCGCAGCTCGATACAATGGCGGAGGCGGACAACCAACTTCCGAACCAGCAACTCGATCAGGCCGAGGCAACGTCCAAGGCGGAGCGGCTGCTCGTGGCGGCGGACAGGCACGGGCTGGAGGACCTGAAGATCGCCTGCGTCAAGGCGCTGCGGCCGCGCGTGGACATGGGCTCTGTGGCCGCCATGCTGTCGCTGGCTGAGCGGCATGGCTGCGCCGTGCTCAAGGAGGCGTGCATGGACTTCCTCTCTTGTCCCGGTAATctgaaatccttcatggccaccGATGGATTTGAGCAGCTCAGGGCAAGCTGCCCTTCTGCCGCGCTGGATCTCGTCATTAAGCAGCTCCCGTGATTCTTCTGCCTAGAAGTTTCATTGCTCTTTACATACAGCTTTTAGCAACAGCATTCTCGTGTCGATATATTCCCTATGTTCGGACTTAATTTATTAGGGAGCTCCTCGTATTTTAGGTCAAACTTTTACTATAGATGTTACTCGCCAAAATATAAGTGATGATTGTTACAAAAAGTTATTGTTAGATTCAAATTTGAAAGAAGTTCTTGATggcactccctctgtcccaaaatattgtGCTTAATTATTAGATTTTTTACAAGTCAACTACTATTATAAATTTTGATCAATTTATAGGAGAAATTCTTTACATCTAAAATACCGCCTGGTCGTTAGATGGATTTTGTTTTGAGATTTGCACGTCCCACTTATATTTTTGAGACAAGATTAATTCACGGACTTGTTGGACGTGTGATTTGTTTGATGTTCTTGCTAAAGAGCTACCGTTGAGGATTTTTGTGACAATTTTTACTTCTGGTTCTGGTGAACGAATAATCAAGTCCTCCTCTTTCCGGACAAGAATACAAAGAGACTCGCCAACTGTCATTCTATTCTATCTTTGAAAGATATATATTGTGATTAGTTTTTTTTCTTTACTATCTACCATGCTCCTATATGTTTTTAGTTATTCACTAAAGCAATTATTTGTTTGATGTTCTTGCTAAAGAGCTAACCATTGAGGGTTTTTTGTGAGTGTTTTAGGTTTTTTTTGGAGTGTTTTTGCTGCGTAGGGGCGGTGTGGACTGGCCGGTTGAGGTGGAAGGGGCCTTTTCTGAttgtttttgacatttttatctgtTTTTATAACTGCTCTTTtgtcttttcaatttaattttcaaTGAAGAAGGGTTTGACCGACTGGCCACATCTTATTCATTTTCTAATGTGTCCTTTCCTTTTCTCCTCAAGCGCACCTGCCGGCTTATCCTCTTCCTTGAACTATCTTTGCGCGCGTGCTTGTGTATGTTTTGGATTTTGTTAATTCTTAAATTTTTAAATTTATTTAAGAAGTGTTCAGTgcatatttgaaaaatattcaccgTATACTTAAAAATGTTCAGTGTGTGTTCATGGTACTTTAAAAAACAATTCAGTGTGCCTTTTGAAAAATGGTCATCACTTGTTAGAAAGATTATAATAGAAAACAAAAGCttaaaaaggaaaaaactaaaaaaaactagACCTGGAAGAtaaaaaaaacaaataaaattgAAAAACGTAAGTAAACAAGATTTTAGTGTGAACGTATATTTTGCAGTTACAGATCACCTTTTTTCTAAAAACAGCATGCACGGTTTGAAGAAAGATTGAGGAGAAACATACTGGGCTTCTACTGGGCCAATGAGGCGAGGCAAGAACTCGATTTTACCCCTTGCGGGGGACCTCCAAGGGTCATTTTTGTGGCCTCTGAGCACGCCAAGTGGTGCGTCCAGCCACCACCAGATGTCACACGTTAGGCGCTCCCTCgggatttgaattttttttttttgcttcttcGGGTTTTAGATGGTTTTTTTGGCATTTTGGTTTTCACGCGGTTTTCCCTAGGTTTCGAAGGGAAAAAACTACATGAATATTTTACGTGAAAAAATAGTGCTTCCATGAGAAGCATTGATTTGCTTCTTGTGGAGGCACAGATTGATCCACGAGAAGCAGAATTATGCTActtggaaaaaaaattgtgctaGAAGCACAGATTTGCTCCTGGTTGCATTTGTGGAAGCACATATGTTCTTTCTNNNNNNNNNNNNNNNNNNNNNNNNNNNNNNNNNNNNNNNNNNNNNNNNNNNNNNNNNNNNNNNNNNNNNNNNNNNNNNNNNNNNNNNNNNNNNNNNNNNNNNNNNNNNNNNNNNNNNNNNNNNNNNNNNNNNNNNNNNNNNNNNNNNNNNNNNNNNNNNNNNNNNNNNNNNNNNNNNNNNNNNNNNNNNNNNNNNNNNNNNNNNNNNNNNNNNNNNNNNNNNNNNNNNNNNNNNNNNNNNNNNNNNNNNNNNNNNNNNNNNNNNNNNNNNNNNNNNNNNNNNNNNNNNNNNNNNNNNNNNNNNNNNNNNNNNNNNNNNNNNNNNNNNNNNNNNNNNNNNNNNNNNNNNNNNNNNNNNNNNNNNNNNNNNNNNNNNNNNNNNNNNNNNNNNNNNNNNNNNNNNNNNNNNNNNNNNNNNNNNNNNNNNNNNNNNNNNNNNNNNNNNNNNNNNNNNNNNNNNNNNNNNNNNNNNNNNNNNNNNNNNNNNNNNNNNNNNNNNNNNNNNNNNNNNNNNNNNNNNNNNNNNNNNNNNNNNNNNNNNNNNNNNNNNNNNNNNNNNNNNNNNNNNNNNNNNNNNNNNNNNNNNNNNNNNNNNNNNNNNNNNNNNNNNNNNNNNNNNNNNNNNNNNNNNNNNNNNNNNNNNNNNNNNNNNNNNNNNNNNNNNNNNNNNNNNNNNNNNNNNNNNNNNNNNNNNNNNNNNNNNNNNNNNNNNNNNNNNNNNNNNNNNNNNNNNNNNNNNNNNNNNNNNNNNNNNNNNNNNNNNNNNNNNNNNNNNNNNNNNNNNNNNNNNNNNNNNNNNNNNNNNNNNNNNNNNNNNNNNNNNNNNNNNNNNNNNNNNNNNNNNNNNNNNNNNNNNNNNNNNNNNNNNNNNNNNNNNNNNNNNNNNNNNNNNNNNNNNNNNNNNNNNNNNNNNNNNNNNNNNNNNNNNNNNNNNNNNNNNNNNNNNNNNNNNNNNNNNNNNNNNNNNNNNNNNNNNNNNNNNNNNNNNNNNNNNNNNNNNNNNNNNNNNNNNNNNNNNNNNNNNNNNNNNNNNNNNNNNNNNNNNNNNNNNNNNNNNNNNNNNNNNNNNNNNNNNNNNNNNNNNNNNNNNNNNNNNNNNNNNNNNNNNNNNNNNNNNNNNNNNNNNNNNNNNNNNNNNNNNNNNNNNNNNNNNNNNNNNNNNNNNNNNNNNNNNNNNNNNNNNNNNNNNNNNNNNNNNNNNNNNNNNNNNNNNNNNNNNNNNNNNNNNNNNNNNNNNNNNNNNNNNNNNNNNNNNNNNNNNNNNNNNNNNNNNNNNNNNNNNNNNNNNNNNNNNNNNNNNNNNNNNNNNNNNNNNNNNNNNNNNNNNNNNNNNNNNNNNNNNNNNNNNNNNNNNNNNNNNNNNNNNNNNNNNNNNNNNNNNNNNNNNNNNNNNNNNNNNNNNNNNNNNNNNNNNNNNNNNNNNNNNNNNNNNNNNNNNNNNNNNNNNNNNNNNNNNNNNNNNNNNNNNNNNNNNNNNNNNNNNNNNNNNNNNNNNNNNNNNNNNNNNNNNNNNNNNNNNNNNNNNNNNNNNNNNNNNNNNNNNNNNNNNNNNNNNNNNNNNNNNNNNNNNNNNNNNNNNNNNNNNNNNNNNNNNNNNNNNNNNNNNNNNNNNNNNNNNNNNNNNNNNNNNNNNNNNNNNNNNNNNNNNNNNNNNNNNNNNNNNNNNNNNNNNNNNNNNNNNNNNNNNNNNNNNNNNNNNNNNNNNNNNNNNNNNNNNNNNNNNNNNNNNNNNNNNNNNNNNNNNNNNNNNNNNNNNNNNNNNNNNNNNNNNNNNNNNNNNNNNNNNNNNNNNNNNNNNNNNNNNNNNNNNNNNNNNNNNNNNNNNNNNNNNNNNNNNNNNNNNNNNNNNNNNNNNNNNNNNNNNNNNNNNNNNNNNNNNNNNNNNNNNNNNNNNNNNNNNNNNNNNNNNNNNNNNNNNNNNNNNNNNNNNNNNNNNNNNNNNNNNNNNNNNNNNNNNNNNNNNNNNNNNNNNNNNNNNNNNNNNNNNNNNNNNNNNNNNNNNNNNNNNNNNNNNNNNNNNNNNNNNNNNNNNNNNNNNNNNNNNNNNNNNNNNNNNNNNNNNNNNNNNNNNNNNNNNNNNNNNNNNNNNNN contains:
- the LOC119279247 gene encoding BTB/POZ and MATH domain-containing protein 2-like — encoded protein: MSALVSALRSAGRQHITASTVAAREPVTGSHVFRIHGYRQVRKTVPNGTAVESPTFDVGGHRWKVQCYPNGDRKEADGSTSIFLTSLGDATAEFKLSVLDHHGEPSVNGAVQQQRYSANRYWGWIKFLDKENPNHSKHLEDDCLTVLCDVTVDPGLRAEAEVVAAPPFDLRGQLAEALWNKHPADVTVHVGGETFAAHRWVLEARSAVFKADLEGNATGELRVDDMDAEVFKTLLQFMYTDSAPQLDTMAEADNQLPNQQLDQAEATSKAERLLVAADRHGLEDLKIACVKALRPRVDMGSVAAMLSLAERHGCAVLKEACMDFLSCPGNLKSFMATDGFEQLRASCPSAALDLVIKQLP